A genomic region of Dreissena polymorpha isolate Duluth1 chromosome 4, UMN_Dpol_1.0, whole genome shotgun sequence contains the following coding sequences:
- the LOC127878594 gene encoding uncharacterized protein K02A2.6-like, with translation MILKLQPYDFNLVHKSGKDMGLADCLSRLPLEKQDEKTIDEELMVLKLDTLSCSNHDKIARATQADEQFQVLAKVIIRGWPETKCEVPVEAVPFWDYRDEISIYNGVLYRGERVCIPKEMRTETLKAIHKSHLGVVNCKKRARELVFWPGMNKQIEDLIGKCSACLMHRKMSQKEPMIIQPVPELPWSKVGMDLCELEGNNYLIIVDYFSNFIEVAPLQRDTRTSTILKHIKQNVARYGIMDSIISDNGPQFTSAEFREFIEKYGITHITSSPLHQQTNGLAEKAVQTVKNLIKKCSETGDDIYLALLELRNTPRDNIGSPMQRLMGRRAKTLIPMKQTLRQPETTSEYVAPKLLEFREKQKFYYDQHAKSKDNLQPGDAVRIKTPSGWKPAEYVKPSEYPRSHIVKAGESGREYRRNTDMLMKTKERPHIITTNNDVYIPAPTAPTETVAEQPSTTPNHKNSASARSSETRDKPGKESVQDTVRKKTRSGREVHKPIRLNDYV, from the coding sequence ATGATTTTGAAGCTTCAACCGTATGACTTCAACCTCGTGCACAAAAGCGGCAAGGACATGGGTCTAGCAGACTGCCTCAGCAGATTACCGTTAGAAAAACAAGATGAGAAAACTATCGATGAAGAGTTGATGGTTTTGAAGCTCGACACGTTGTCGTGTTCAAACCATGACAAAATTGCACGCGCAACGCAAGCGGATGAACAATTCCAAGTACTGGCAAAGGTTATCATTCGAGGATGGCCAGAAACGAAGTGCGAAGTTCCAGTTGAAGCCGTTCCATTTTGGGATTACCGCGATGAAATATCAATTTACAATGGAGTTCTGTACCGAGGGGAACGCGTGTGTATCCCGAAAGAAATGAGAACAGAAACGTTGAAAGCGATACATAAGTCGCATTTAGGGGTAGTAAACTGTAAAAAGAGGGCGAGAGAGTTAgtattttggcccggcatgaacaaacaaattgaagatCTTATTGGCAAGTGTAGTGCGTGTTTAATGCATCGCAAGATGAGCCAAAAGGAGCCAATGATCATCCAACCAGTACCTGAGCTACCCTGGAGCAAAGTTGGAATGGACTTATGCGAACTAGAGGGTAACAATTACCTAATCATTGTAGACTACTTCTCCAACTTCATTGAAGTAGCACCATTGCAAAGAGACACTCGAACGAGCACCATCTTAAAACACATCAAGCAAAACGTGGCTCGTTATGGAATCATGGACTCAATCATCTCGGACAACGGTCCACAGTTCACCAGTGCTGAATTCCGAGAATTCATCGAAAAATATGGCATCACCCATATTACGTCGTCGCCTTTGCACCAACAAACAAACGGCCTTGCTGAAAAGGCTGTACAAACCgttaaaaatctaattaaaaagtGTAGCGAAACAGGGGACGACATCTACTTAGCCCTGTTAGAACTAAGAAACACACCACGCGATAACATCGGATCACCGATGCAACGTTTGATGGGTCGACGCGCAAAAACACTAATACCTATGAAACAAACATTGCGACAACCAGAAACAACCAGTGAATATGTCGCACCAAAGTTGTTGGAATTTCGTGAAAAGCAAAAATTCTACTACGACCAACACGCGAAGAGCAAGGACAATCTTCAGCCAGGGGACGCAGTAAGAATTAAAACCCCATCTGGTTGGAAACCGGCAGAGTATGTGAAACCGTCCGAATACCCACGATCACATATCGTTAAGGCAGGCGAATCGGGGCGCGAATATCGCCGAAACACGGACATGCTAATGAAAACAAAGGAAAGACCACACATTATCACCACAAACAATGACGTGTACATACCGGCACCCACAGCGCCAACAGAGACGGTAGCAGAACAACCATCAACAACTCCAAATCACAAAAACAGTGCTAGTGCGAGATCGAGCGAAACTCGAGACAAACCGGGGAAAGAGAGTGTACAAGACACTGTTAGAAAGAAAACGAGGTCAGGAAGAGAAGTTCACAAACCGATACGGTTAAATGACTATGTGTAA
- the LOC127879485 gene encoding pyroglutamyl-peptidase 1-like → MGSHSMPSKTVVVTGFGPFGDHTVNASWECVKCLQEMTLGDDIRLFVHELPVVYTIVKKKVPEIWADHKPDLVVHVGVSGSARELTLEQTARNTGYHRLDVDGCPADSMCCVDGADDCITSGINMALVCQELNEANIKVKAVISNDAGRYLCDFSFYSSLHIDRNRCAFVHVPPLNTPYTVHEMAEGLRIAILAMLKQVEQST, encoded by the exons ATGGGAAGCCATTCTATGCCATCAAAAACCGTGGTTGTGACAG GGTTTGGCCCTTTCGGAGACCACACAGTCAATGCCAGCTGGGAATGCGTTAAATGTCTTCAAGAGATGACGCTTGGCGATGACATCAGGCTATTTGTTCATGAGCTACCTGTGGTTTACACAATTGTGAAGAAGAAAGTTCCGGAAATATGGGCTGATCACAAGCCGGAT CTTGTGGTTCACGTAGGCGTATCTGGTTCTGCACGTGAGCTAACACTAGAGCAGACGGCACGCAACACCGGATACCACAGACTGGATGTAGATGGATGCCCAGCAGACAGCATGTGTTGTGTTGATGGTGCAGACGATTGCATCACGTCTGGTATAAATATGGCTCTCGTCTGCCAAGAACTGAATGAAGCTAACATCAAAGTTAAAGCCGTTATATCAAATGACGCAGGAAg ATACCTTTGTGATTTTTCTTTCTACTCATCGCTACATATAGACCGCAACAGGTGCGCGTTTGTGCATGTGCCTCCCTTGAACACGCCATATACAGTACACGAGATGGCAGAAGGGCTACGGATTGCCATCTTAGCAATGTTAAAACAAGTGGAACAGTCGACATGA